A window of Acidobacteriota bacterium contains these coding sequences:
- a CDS encoding YHS domain-containing (seleno)protein gives MIRKTQPLVLLLALLLTAVSVTGTATATEAINTSVGLTAAGGPLAIHGYDPVAYFTDGQARRGRADLSTVWNGAAYRFSSETNLQAFRKAPAKYAPQFGGFCAYGVAVGKKFDGDPELFRIVDGKLYFNLNPEIVKVWEKDLEKNITKGDQQWRVIRNKPAEDL, from the coding sequence ATGATCCGCAAGACCCAGCCCCTAGTCCTCCTCCTCGCCCTGCTGCTGACGGCCGTCAGCGTCACGGGTACCGCCACCGCTACCGAAGCCATCAACACGTCCGTGGGGCTCACCGCCGCCGGCGGACCCCTGGCCATCCACGGCTACGACCCGGTGGCCTACTTCACCGATGGACAAGCCCGCCGCGGCCGCGCTGATCTGTCCACGGTGTGGAACGGTGCCGCCTACCGCTTCAGCAGCGAGACAAACCTCCAAGCCTTCCGCAAAGCGCCGGCGAAGTACGCGCCCCAGTTCGGCGGCTTCTGCGCCTATGGGGTCGCGGTAGGAAAGAAGTTCGACGGCGATCCGGAGCTCTTCCGCATCGTTGACGGCAAGCTCTACTTCAACCTCAACCCGGAGATCGTCAAGGTCTGGGAGAAGGATCTGGAGAAGAACATCACCAAGGGCGATCAGCAGTGGCGGGTGATCCGCAACAAGCCCGCCG